Proteins from a single region of Desulfobacteraceae bacterium:
- a CDS encoding YkgJ family cysteine cluster protein, protein FLKNLEGEKREKILSKANTADRAIYKIKRQAYRDSQSGKDENQIFEELANVRVRCPLLNDDARCELYARRPITCRLYGIPTAIGGKGHTCGLSAFKPGEPYPTVNLDLIQRQLFEISKDLVRDIKSKFSGLGEILVPLSMAILTDYDEIYLGIRDPADPKDSPGRS, encoded by the coding sequence TTTTTAAAGAATCTCGAGGGTGAAAAGCGAGAGAAGATTTTATCCAAAGCCAACACGGCGGATCGGGCCATCTACAAGATCAAACGGCAAGCCTACAGGGATTCCCAATCGGGAAAAGATGAAAATCAGATCTTTGAAGAGTTGGCCAATGTTCGGGTTCGCTGTCCGTTGCTGAATGACGACGCGCGCTGTGAGCTCTATGCGCGTCGCCCGATTACCTGTCGGCTTTATGGGATTCCGACGGCCATCGGGGGCAAGGGGCATACCTGCGGCTTGTCCGCTTTTAAGCCGGGCGAGCCGTATCCAACGGTCAACCTGGATTTGATTCAGCGGCAACTGTTCGAAATTTCAAAAGATCTGGTGAGAGATATCAAATCCAAGTTTTCCGGTTTGGGAGAGATACTGGTTCCCTTGTCCATGGCCATCTTGACCGATTATGATGAAATTTATCTGGGAATCCGGGATCCCGCCGATCCAAAAGATTCCCCGGGGAGGTCATAA